One Halorientalis litorea DNA segment encodes these proteins:
- a CDS encoding 3-hydroxyacyl-CoA dehydrogenase/enoyl-CoA hydratase family protein: MELEDIETIAVLGAGNMGHGIAEVAALAGYDVRLRDIKEEFVQSGYEDIEWSLEKLAEKDQITDEEAEAALDSVTPLVDMSEAVGSADVIIEAVPEKMDIKKDVYAEVEEAAPDHAIFATNTSSLSITELSEVSDRPEQFCGMHFFNPPIRMQLVEVIYGGHTADETVETIEALAEDFGKTPVRVRKDSPGFIVNRILVPLMNEACWMLSDDVATVEEIDSTTKYHMGLPMGSFELADMTGIDISYHVLEYMNEVLGDEYEPAPVMVEMVENDELGQKTGKGFYDYEDGDGADVPTDEYSEEVEERLNATLAKEIANLVGDGVAPPEDIDEAVMMGAGFPQGPVKTVDEYGVGQCLDKLESLFEETGAARYEPPEYLEEAVEEGGFYGGDDEEDEGPDFEVIALERIDVDVPEGHNEKQVGHIKIDRPHRMNTISLDVLGELDEALDILEAEEQVRSILITGEGDKAFSAGADVQSMATSADPLSAQELSSEGQATFGRLEETPMPVVAGIDGFCLGGGMELSICTDIRIASERSEFGQPELDLGLLPGWGGTQRLANVIGEGPAKEIIMTAERYDAEEMEDFGFLRDVVSKDDLFDEAYELAADLAQGPPVAQKMTKRAMLKGRDDTEAGLEVESQAFGHLIGTDDVMEGMTAFMGDTEPDFEGQ, from the coding sequence ATGGAACTTGAAGACATCGAGACCATCGCGGTACTCGGGGCCGGGAACATGGGCCACGGTATCGCGGAGGTCGCTGCACTCGCCGGATACGACGTTCGACTGCGCGACATCAAAGAGGAGTTCGTACAGAGCGGCTACGAGGACATCGAGTGGAGCCTCGAAAAACTCGCCGAGAAAGACCAGATAACCGACGAGGAAGCCGAGGCCGCACTGGACAGCGTGACACCGCTCGTCGACATGTCCGAGGCCGTCGGCAGTGCCGATGTCATCATCGAGGCCGTCCCCGAGAAGATGGACATCAAAAAGGACGTGTACGCGGAGGTCGAGGAGGCCGCACCCGACCACGCCATCTTCGCGACGAACACGTCCTCGCTGTCGATTACGGAACTCTCGGAGGTCTCGGACCGCCCCGAGCAGTTCTGTGGCATGCACTTTTTCAACCCGCCGATTCGGATGCAGTTGGTCGAGGTCATCTACGGCGGCCACACTGCCGACGAGACGGTCGAGACCATCGAGGCACTCGCCGAGGACTTCGGCAAGACCCCGGTCCGCGTCCGCAAGGACTCGCCGGGCTTCATCGTCAACCGCATCCTCGTCCCGCTGATGAACGAGGCCTGCTGGATGCTCTCCGACGACGTGGCTACCGTCGAGGAGATCGACTCCACGACGAAGTACCACATGGGCCTGCCGATGGGGAGTTTCGAGCTGGCGGACATGACCGGCATCGACATCTCCTATCACGTGCTGGAGTACATGAACGAGGTGCTCGGTGACGAGTACGAACCGGCCCCGGTGATGGTCGAGATGGTCGAGAACGACGAACTCGGCCAGAAGACCGGCAAGGGCTTCTACGACTACGAGGACGGCGACGGTGCCGACGTGCCGACCGACGAGTACAGCGAGGAGGTCGAGGAGCGACTGAACGCGACGCTGGCCAAGGAGATAGCCAACCTCGTCGGCGACGGCGTGGCTCCGCCCGAGGACATCGACGAGGCCGTGATGATGGGTGCTGGGTTCCCGCAGGGTCCCGTCAAGACAGTCGACGAGTACGGCGTCGGGCAGTGCCTCGACAAACTCGAATCGCTGTTCGAGGAGACCGGTGCGGCCCGCTACGAACCGCCGGAGTACCTCGAAGAAGCCGTCGAGGAGGGCGGCTTCTACGGTGGCGACGACGAGGAAGACGAGGGACCGGACTTCGAGGTTATCGCTCTCGAACGCATCGACGTGGACGTGCCCGAAGGCCACAACGAGAAGCAGGTCGGCCACATCAAGATAGACCGACCCCACCGGATGAACACCATCAGCCTCGACGTGCTCGGTGAACTAGACGAGGCCCTCGACATCCTCGAAGCGGAGGAACAGGTCCGGTCCATCCTCATCACGGGCGAGGGTGACAAGGCGTTCTCCGCCGGGGCCGACGTGCAGTCCATGGCGACGAGCGCAGACCCGCTCTCGGCACAGGAACTCTCGAGCGAGGGGCAGGCGACCTTCGGCCGTCTGGAGGAGACGCCCATGCCCGTCGTCGCGGGCATCGACGGCTTCTGTCTCGGCGGCGGCATGGAACTCTCGATATGTACCGACATCCGCATCGCCTCCGAACGCTCCGAGTTCGGGCAGCCGGAACTCGACCTCGGCCTCCTGCCGGGATGGGGCGGTACCCAGCGGCTCGCCAACGTCATCGGCGAGGGTCCCGCCAAGGAAATCATCATGACCGCCGAGCGGTACGACGCCGAAGAGATGGAAGACTTCGGCTTCCTCCGTGACGTGGTGTCGAAGGACGACCTCTTCGACGAGGCCTACGAACTGGCCGCGGACCTCGCACAGGGGCCGCCGGTCGCCCAGAAGATGACCAAACGCGCCATGCTGAAGGGCCGCGACGACACCGAGGCCGGTCTCGAAGTCGAATCCCAGGCCTTCGGCCACCTCATCGGCACGGACGACGTGATGGAGGGCATGACGGCCTTCATGGGCGATACCGAGCCCGATTTTGAAGGCCAGTGA
- a CDS encoding acyl-CoA dehydrogenase family protein, producing MDFSMPDEVEQIRKEVRRFGENEITPVATEYDREEKYPHEVVDKAAEMGLLGPQIPVEYGGAGYSVLETVAVAEELFAIDPGIGFCIAASSFGTEAIMEFGTEDQKEEFLAPVARGEKVSGAAISEPDTGSDVSSISTQAEKDGDEYVINGNKMWISNGTVGDFFVVLCQTDPEAEGRYNGFSQIIVESDRDGFQADKITGKLGIRASDTAELIFDDVRVPEENLVGNPGMGFLQQMQFFDATRVGVAAQGVGIAKGAADAALEYAQEREQFGQPISEFQAIQHKLAEMYTDIEAARNLTYKGAWSVDEGEQITKLASMAKEYASRVAVDVTQEAVQIHGGAGYVDDFPVERFYRDAKITQIYEGTTEIQKNIIARELLGKGF from the coding sequence ATGGATTTCAGTATGCCCGACGAGGTGGAACAGATTCGCAAAGAAGTGCGCCGGTTCGGCGAGAACGAGATAACGCCGGTCGCAACCGAGTACGACCGGGAAGAAAAATACCCCCACGAGGTCGTCGACAAGGCCGCCGAGATGGGACTGCTCGGCCCGCAGATTCCCGTCGAGTACGGCGGTGCCGGCTACTCCGTCCTCGAGACGGTGGCCGTCGCCGAGGAACTGTTCGCCATCGACCCCGGCATCGGGTTCTGCATCGCCGCCTCCTCGTTCGGGACGGAGGCCATCATGGAGTTCGGGACCGAAGACCAGAAAGAGGAGTTCCTCGCGCCCGTCGCCCGCGGTGAGAAGGTGTCCGGGGCCGCCATCTCGGAGCCGGACACCGGGTCCGACGTTTCGTCCATCTCGACGCAGGCCGAGAAGGACGGCGACGAGTACGTCATCAACGGCAACAAGATGTGGATATCGAACGGCACCGTCGGCGACTTCTTCGTCGTTCTCTGTCAGACCGACCCCGAGGCCGAGGGCCGTTACAACGGCTTCTCCCAGATTATCGTCGAGTCCGACCGCGACGGCTTCCAAGCCGACAAGATTACCGGCAAACTCGGTATTCGTGCCTCGGACACGGCGGAACTCATCTTCGACGACGTGCGCGTGCCCGAGGAGAACCTCGTCGGCAACCCCGGCATGGGTTTCCTCCAGCAGATGCAGTTCTTCGACGCGACGCGTGTCGGCGTCGCCGCACAGGGCGTCGGTATCGCGAAGGGTGCCGCCGACGCCGCCCTAGAGTACGCACAGGAGCGCGAGCAGTTCGGCCAGCCGATTTCGGAGTTCCAGGCCATCCAGCACAAACTCGCCGAGATGTACACCGACATCGAAGCCGCCCGCAACCTGACCTACAAGGGTGCCTGGAGTGTCGACGAGGGCGAGCAGATTACGAAACTGGCGTCGATGGCCAAGGAGTACGCCTCCCGCGTCGCCGTCGACGTGACGCAGGAAGCCGTCCAGATTCACGGCGGTGCCGGCTACGTCGACGACTTCCCCGTCGAGCGGTTCTATCGCGACGCCAAGATTACCCAAATCTACGAGGGGACCACCGAGATTCAGAAGAACATCATCGCCCGCGAACTGCTCGGCAAGGGCTTCTGA